One genomic window of Streptomyces sp. NBC_01498 includes the following:
- a CDS encoding alpha/beta fold hydrolase: MPRIQPQQEWTSTRYADNGDVQVAFDQLKGSEGEPLLLIMGLATARFWWPAGLCQAFADAGFAVARYDQRDAGQSTRMPDTAGTNPFKALFAKRGDAYTSEDMTDDAIAVMDELGWERAHVFGHSLGGAIAQRLALRHPDRVLSVTSSAALPSDVSGLGVLRHLRFGLLAKLARTKFPEGREGDIEAALTVWRGIASPGYPFDEAAARAWVEADVDSGPRDNKAQSRQIGAQWHGARLKDLRRPTLVLHGEQDPILRVSAGRATARAIDGARLVTYPGVGHDLPAALWTDIARQVGDMAVRQSRSGGADVFGQPLGE; encoded by the coding sequence TTGCCCCGGATACAGCCGCAGCAGGAGTGGACATCGACCCGGTATGCGGACAACGGCGACGTGCAGGTGGCCTTCGACCAGCTGAAGGGCTCCGAGGGCGAACCGCTGCTGCTCATCATGGGCTTGGCCACCGCACGGTTCTGGTGGCCGGCCGGACTGTGCCAGGCATTCGCCGACGCCGGGTTCGCCGTGGCCCGCTACGACCAGCGCGACGCCGGCCAGTCGACCCGGATGCCGGACACCGCCGGCACCAACCCCTTCAAGGCCCTGTTCGCCAAGCGCGGGGACGCCTACACCTCCGAGGACATGACCGACGACGCCATCGCTGTGATGGACGAACTCGGCTGGGAGCGAGCCCACGTCTTCGGCCACTCGCTGGGCGGCGCGATCGCCCAGCGGCTCGCGCTGCGACACCCCGACCGGGTACTCAGCGTCACCTCCTCGGCGGCTCTACCCAGCGACGTCTCCGGCCTGGGGGTCCTGCGCCATCTGCGGTTCGGCCTGCTCGCCAAGCTCGCCCGGACCAAGTTCCCCGAGGGCCGCGAGGGCGACATCGAGGCCGCCCTCACCGTCTGGCGCGGCATCGCCTCCCCCGGCTACCCCTTCGACGAGGCCGCGGCCCGCGCCTGGGTCGAGGCCGACGTGGACAGCGGCCCGCGCGACAACAAGGCGCAGAGCCGCCAGATCGGCGCCCAGTGGCACGGAGCCAGGCTCAAGGACCTGCGCCGACCCACCCTGGTCCTGCACGGCGAGCAGGACCCGATCCTGCGCGTCAGCGCCGGCCGCGCCACCGCCCGGGCCATCGACGGCGCCCGCCTGGTGACCTACCCAGGCGTCGGCCACGACCTCCCCGCCGCCCTGTGGACCGACATCGCCCGCCAGGTCGGCGACATGGCGGTCCGACAGTCGCGGTCAGGCGGTGCGGACGTGTTCGGACAGCCGCTGGGCGAGTGA
- a CDS encoding TetR/AcrR family transcriptional regulator, which translates to MTEPTTHSIWLRPERAGRGPAPAFDRDRIAAAGIALADADGLTAVTMRAVALALGAGPASLYRYVATRDELLELMIDQVNGEISYAALGSGHWLDDLLALARQSRGVYLAHPWLLDATATRTPVGPRAVTYLEHALAALADLDVSPRTKLEAIAILNAVVSTLTRAEVIQRLAGQTIPQWQQAQTEYLTQVAMAGHHPHLAAALTGQPPETEDSSESLLDRILTRVLTGLLQRAGTGATSVCGRAEAEPPAANPGATATS; encoded by the coding sequence ATGACCGAGCCGACCACCCACAGCATCTGGCTGCGCCCCGAGCGCGCCGGACGCGGCCCGGCGCCCGCGTTCGACCGCGACCGCATCGCCGCCGCCGGGATCGCCCTGGCTGACGCGGACGGCCTGACCGCCGTCACCATGCGGGCCGTGGCGCTCGCCCTCGGGGCCGGACCGGCATCCCTCTACCGCTATGTGGCCACCCGCGACGAACTGCTGGAACTGATGATCGACCAGGTCAACGGCGAGATCTCCTACGCCGCACTCGGCTCCGGACACTGGCTCGACGACCTGCTCGCCCTGGCCCGGCAGAGCAGGGGCGTCTACCTCGCGCACCCATGGCTGCTCGACGCGACCGCGACGAGGACCCCCGTGGGGCCGCGCGCGGTCACCTACCTGGAGCACGCCCTGGCCGCGCTGGCCGACCTCGACGTCAGCCCCCGGACCAAGCTGGAGGCCATCGCGATCCTCAATGCCGTCGTCTCCACTCTGACCCGCGCCGAGGTGATCCAACGTCTCGCCGGGCAGACCATCCCGCAGTGGCAGCAGGCCCAGACGGAATATCTCACCCAGGTCGCCATGGCGGGCCACCACCCGCACCTCGCCGCGGCCTTGACCGGGCAGCCGCCCGAGACCGAGGACTCATCGGAATCGCTCCTCGACCGCATCCTCACCCGCGTGCTCACCGGGCTCCTTCAACGCGCCGGCACCGGAGCGACCTCCGTGTGCGGACGCGCGGAGGCAGAGCCACCCGCGGCCAATCCGGGGGCGACCGCAACCTCCTGA
- a CDS encoding NHL domain-containing protein, with product MSTVQEPAAAPEQAAPAISTVAGSGVAGFAGDNQPAVAAQLNHPYGIAVDGAGTLYFSDRNNHRVRKITTDGRISTVAGTGVAGHGGDNGPASSARLHFPRGLLLDGAGTLYIADSGNHRIRKITTDGTISTVAGTGAKGFSGDGGAATAAQLNWPYAMAVDSAGVLWFSDCVSHRVRKITADGRISTFAGTGTAGFKGDGGAATAAQLNHPSDLVVDSAGNLYIAEITNHRVRKVAADGKISTFAGTGTAGFGGDGGPAASAQLNKPIGLLLDSTGSLYIGDSVNHRVRKITADGTISTFAGTGTASSGGDGGPAASAQLNSPTGLAVDCVENLYIGDLLNHRIRKIPSARMAGLPESGTVVSWANVRSRLRMGVLRESTKDGAEIHQALPAPRDHQRWRLVVAGQDDGEVLYTIENVRSGRVLEVVDAQERAGAVVAQRAYEGGEARHQQWRLIPVGSASGSQRVYEIANRNSGLLLRVDTNARVAIKQHGAEGDHRGRQWELLPV from the coding sequence ATGAGCACTGTCCAGGAACCAGCCGCAGCTCCCGAGCAGGCCGCCCCTGCGATCAGCACGGTGGCGGGGAGCGGGGTCGCGGGATTCGCGGGGGACAACCAGCCTGCCGTTGCGGCTCAGTTGAACCATCCGTACGGAATCGCTGTGGACGGCGCGGGAACCCTCTACTTCTCCGACCGCAACAACCACCGGGTCCGGAAGATCACGACCGACGGGAGGATCAGCACGGTCGCGGGGACCGGGGTCGCGGGTCACGGAGGTGACAACGGCCCTGCCTCTTCGGCCCGGTTGCACTTCCCCCGGGGGCTGCTGCTGGACGGCGCGGGCACGCTCTACATCGCCGACAGCGGCAACCACCGGATCCGGAAGATCACAACTGACGGGACGATCAGCACCGTCGCCGGCACGGGCGCCAAGGGTTTCAGCGGTGACGGCGGCGCTGCCACCGCCGCCCAGCTGAACTGGCCGTACGCGATGGCGGTGGACAGTGCCGGGGTGCTCTGGTTCTCCGATTGCGTCAGTCATCGGGTCCGGAAGATCACAGCCGACGGGAGGATCAGTACGTTCGCCGGCACCGGCACCGCGGGCTTCAAGGGTGACGGCGGCGCCGCCACCGCCGCCCAGCTGAACCACCCGTCGGACCTCGTGGTGGACAGCGCCGGCAATCTCTACATCGCCGAGATCACCAACCACCGGGTCCGGAAAGTGGCGGCGGACGGGAAGATCAGTACGTTCGCCGGCACCGGCACCGCGGGCTTCGGCGGTGACGGCGGGCCGGCCGCCTCGGCCCAGCTGAACAAGCCGATCGGGCTGCTGCTGGACAGCACCGGCAGCCTCTACATCGGCGACTCCGTGAATCACCGGGTCCGGAAGATCACGGCGGACGGGACGATCAGTACGTTCGCCGGCACCGGCACCGCGAGCTCCGGCGGTGACGGCGGCCCCGCAGCCTCGGCCCAGCTGAACAGCCCGACCGGGCTCGCCGTGGACTGCGTGGAGAACCTCTACATCGGCGACCTCCTCAATCACCGCATCCGGAAAATCCCGTCGGCGAGGATGGCCGGGCTGCCCGAGTCGGGCACCGTGGTCTCCTGGGCGAATGTCCGCAGCAGGCTGCGGATGGGAGTCCTGCGTGAGTCGACCAAGGACGGGGCCGAGATCCACCAGGCCCTCCCCGCTCCCCGGGACCACCAGCGGTGGCGGCTGGTCGTGGCGGGCCAGGACGACGGCGAGGTCCTGTACACGATCGAGAACGTGCGCAGCGGCAGGGTCCTGGAGGTCGTCGACGCACAGGAGCGGGCCGGAGCGGTCGTGGCGCAGCGTGCCTACGAAGGCGGTGAGGCGCGTCACCAGCAGTGGAGGCTGATCCCGGTGGGCTCGGCGAGCGGCTCTCAGCGGGTGTACGAGATCGCGAACCGGAACAGTGGTCTGCTTCTGCGCGTGGACACCAACGCCCGGGTGGCGATCAAGCAGCACGGTGCGGAGGGCGACCACCGGGGCCGGCAGTGGGAGTTGCTTCCCGTCTGA